A region of Streptomyces halobius DNA encodes the following proteins:
- a CDS encoding SUMF1/EgtB/PvdO family nonheme iron enzyme: protein MSMAVDERLQRLRSELDDHSRVADRLGLDLERPLRSLNDGYPENAISLVGKLAEKLLKELWRHHGIEGDPSGRALNDLVKRCQPHIRSSTVLNALDDIRRLRNRSTHDGYDISDEDGLLAIRRLVDVLVWFTSTSSSALLGGEPRMDPEVARRCEFLAGLYITLGYRQAKRFVLTSDTVYQLFCRESGMRLEYVELMVSQDVDDLRAVLTSNGGELLRTRLPKLTRFVILNEAGADGELPGPVRELLGRDYRLVRYDTFIDRHVDLAAHLAEVTSAECAEPRRAVTATVLSTDTRTGEPLIQTAEDAATLLGRLARDQANVLITGRPGSGKSTLLRTLAAGPDAQQFRFYFDLSLKPRGETFPEYAARLLSPCMTADRSRAYDLFLYLIRSGSALCVLDAVDEGVDEASPAGFLRLFADLAPVLSAESTVVMSSRVSFLADSPQVRQLLESGAARSEQLVEQMYANGVDPARVPHFHLVRLADPDATLLEMRLTASLQLASPQPLDALLGAHITKTLADQGQADTEERLPAVFGRAFLTDQTVFSLLDLHRDLGPDAFTDGRLELGSCVLAPLLRPAGPDQVAFVHTAYQELLAARFLATPSGREEAADLPGGAFITEQVRAFLARIPAVVPSDGCVLPAGVHLVGPAERLLLRRVRHAVRFDRHAVTVGRYRRFLDALRRDGTSPWDHPDQPDHVTHTPWADRLREADYYRNPRYDDYPAICVSWWSAFAFAAFEGKRLPTALEWEAAARGTDGRLFPWGDESDGAPVNCADTWVGHPVVTFHAWQQEFAQEALRRAWVTPVGERAANRSPYGITDMAGNVWEWTSTSLDDAGEAVICGGSYDNPLRAVQASSKGIYRKRGCSNAVGFRCVQDITDPEAAIS from the coding sequence ATGAGCATGGCGGTGGACGAACGACTACAACGGCTCCGCAGCGAGCTCGATGACCACTCCCGTGTCGCCGACCGCCTCGGTCTCGATCTCGAACGTCCCTTACGCAGCCTCAATGACGGCTATCCGGAGAACGCAATTTCTCTGGTCGGCAAGCTGGCGGAGAAGCTCCTCAAGGAGCTGTGGCGGCACCACGGCATCGAGGGCGACCCATCGGGCCGAGCCCTCAATGACCTGGTCAAGCGGTGCCAGCCGCATATCCGCAGCAGTACCGTCCTAAATGCGCTGGATGACATCCGTCGTCTGCGCAACCGGTCCACGCACGACGGCTACGACATCTCCGATGAGGACGGGCTGCTCGCGATACGCCGACTCGTCGACGTCCTGGTCTGGTTCACGAGTACCAGCAGCTCTGCCTTGCTGGGCGGAGAGCCGCGCATGGATCCCGAGGTCGCCCGGCGCTGCGAGTTCCTCGCCGGGCTGTACATCACCCTCGGCTACCGTCAGGCCAAGCGATTCGTCCTTACCTCCGACACGGTCTACCAGCTCTTCTGCCGTGAATCGGGCATGCGCCTGGAGTACGTCGAGCTGATGGTCTCGCAGGACGTGGACGATCTTCGCGCCGTCCTCACCTCCAACGGCGGTGAACTGCTGCGCACCCGTCTCCCTAAACTCACCCGCTTCGTCATCCTCAACGAGGCCGGTGCAGACGGGGAATTGCCCGGCCCTGTCCGTGAACTGCTCGGTCGCGACTACCGGCTGGTGCGCTACGACACTTTCATCGACAGGCACGTCGACCTTGCCGCCCACCTGGCCGAAGTGACCTCCGCGGAGTGTGCCGAACCACGTAGAGCCGTCACCGCCACTGTGCTGTCCACCGATACCCGCACGGGAGAGCCCCTCATCCAGACAGCCGAGGACGCAGCCACCCTCCTCGGCCGCCTTGCCCGTGACCAAGCCAACGTACTGATCACCGGTCGTCCCGGCAGCGGCAAAAGCACGCTGCTCCGAACACTTGCCGCGGGCCCCGACGCACAGCAGTTTCGCTTCTACTTTGACCTCAGTCTCAAGCCGAGGGGCGAGACCTTCCCCGAATACGCCGCACGCCTGCTGTCCCCGTGCATGACGGCGGACCGCTCCCGTGCGTACGACCTGTTCCTCTACCTGATCCGGTCCGGTTCTGCGTTATGTGTCCTGGACGCGGTCGACGAGGGTGTGGACGAGGCCAGCCCCGCCGGCTTCCTGCGACTCTTCGCGGATCTGGCCCCGGTGCTCTCCGCTGAGTCCACCGTGGTCATGAGCTCGCGGGTGTCGTTCCTCGCCGACTCCCCCCAGGTCCGCCAGCTGCTGGAAAGCGGAGCTGCCCGGTCCGAGCAGCTGGTTGAGCAGATGTACGCGAACGGAGTCGACCCGGCCCGAGTACCGCACTTCCACCTCGTACGGCTCGCGGACCCCGATGCCACGTTGCTGGAGATGCGACTGACCGCCTCCCTCCAACTTGCCTCTCCGCAGCCTCTCGATGCGTTGCTCGGCGCTCACATCACGAAGACCCTCGCCGACCAGGGTCAGGCCGATACCGAAGAGCGGCTGCCCGCAGTCTTCGGCAGGGCATTCCTCACCGATCAGACGGTCTTCTCCCTTCTCGATCTGCACCGCGACCTTGGCCCTGACGCCTTCACCGACGGCCGTCTCGAACTCGGCAGCTGCGTGCTCGCTCCCCTGTTGCGGCCCGCCGGTCCGGACCAGGTCGCCTTCGTCCACACCGCCTACCAGGAGCTGCTGGCTGCCCGATTCCTTGCCACCCCCAGCGGTCGCGAAGAGGCCGCAGACCTGCCTGGCGGTGCCTTCATCACCGAGCAGGTAAGAGCCTTCCTCGCCCGCATACCGGCAGTTGTCCCTTCCGACGGCTGCGTACTTCCCGCTGGGGTCCACCTCGTCGGGCCGGCGGAACGGCTTTTGTTACGCCGCGTACGACACGCGGTCCGATTCGACCGCCACGCCGTCACGGTCGGCCGCTACCGCCGCTTCCTCGACGCCTTACGGCGCGATGGCACCTCGCCCTGGGACCACCCCGACCAGCCAGACCATGTCACCCACACCCCCTGGGCCGACCGGCTCCGCGAAGCGGACTACTACCGCAATCCCCGCTACGACGACTACCCAGCCATCTGCGTCAGCTGGTGGAGCGCCTTCGCGTTCGCAGCCTTCGAGGGCAAGCGCCTGCCCACCGCGCTGGAATGGGAAGCCGCCGCTCGCGGAACGGACGGCCGCCTCTTTCCCTGGGGCGACGAGTCGGATGGCGCGCCGGTCAACTGCGCCGATACCTGGGTCGGTCATCCCGTGGTGACCTTCCACGCCTGGCAGCAGGAGTTCGCCCAAGAGGCACTTCGCCGAGCCTGGGTCACCCCGGTCGGCGAGAGGGCCGCGAACCGCTCCCCGTACGGCATCACCGACATGGCGGGGAACGTCTGGGAGTGGACCTCCACCAGCCTGGATGACGCCGGCGAAGCGGTCATCTGCGGTGGCAGCTACGACAATCCACTGCGCGCCGTGCAAGCGAGCAGCAAGGGCATCTACCGCAAACGTGGCTGCAGTAACGCGGTCGGTTTCCGTTGCGTACAGGACATCACCGACCCAGAGGCAGCCATCTCATGA